In the genome of Streptomyces sp. V2I9, one region contains:
- a CDS encoding D-alanyl-D-alanine carboxypeptidase family protein — MKIGIKRINRVTVTATVTLTAGAVLAGSAFASSAHAATPPVPKIVAKGGFVMNDGTGKTLFTKSADTRRATGSTTKIMTALVVLSQKNVNLKSKVTIQKAYSDYIVSKNASSARLIVGDKVTVGQLLYGLMLPSGCDAAYALADKFGSGTTRAARVKSFIGKMNSTAKSLKLKNTRFDSFDGIGGGNNYSTPRDLTKIASKAMKNSTFRSIVKTTSTKQKVTTKSGGYRYMAWSNTNKLLGSYSGAIGVKTGSGPTAKYCLVFAATRKGKTVIGTVLTSSSEANRTADAKKLMDYGFKR, encoded by the coding sequence TTGAAAATCGGCATCAAGCGCATCAATCGCGTCACCGTCACGGCCACCGTGACACTCACCGCCGGTGCGGTGCTCGCGGGCAGCGCCTTCGCCTCCTCGGCGCACGCCGCCACGCCGCCGGTTCCGAAGATCGTCGCCAAGGGCGGCTTCGTGATGAACGACGGCACCGGGAAGACCCTCTTCACCAAGTCCGCGGACACCCGCCGCGCCACCGGCTCCACCACCAAGATCATGACGGCGCTGGTGGTGCTGTCGCAGAAGAACGTGAACCTGAAGTCGAAGGTCACGATCCAGAAGGCGTACAGCGACTACATCGTCTCGAAGAACGCCTCGTCCGCCCGGCTCATCGTCGGCGACAAAGTCACCGTGGGCCAGCTCCTCTACGGCCTGATGCTCCCCTCCGGCTGCGACGCCGCGTACGCCCTGGCCGACAAGTTCGGCTCCGGCACGACCCGTGCGGCCCGTGTGAAGTCGTTCATCGGCAAGATGAACTCCACGGCCAAGAGCCTCAAGCTGAAGAACACCCGCTTCGACTCGTTCGACGGCATCGGGGGAGGCAACAACTACTCGACCCCCCGTGACCTGACGAAGATCGCCAGCAAGGCGATGAAGAACTCCACGTTCCGGTCGATCGTCAAGACCACATCGACGAAGCAGAAGGTGACCACGAAGAGCGGTGGCTACCGCTACATGGCGTGGAGCAACACCAACAAGCTGCTCGGCAGCTACAGCGGCGCCATCGGCGTCAAGACCGGCTCCGGCCCGACCGCCAAGTACTGCCTGGTCTTCGCCGCGACCCGCAAGGGCAAGACCGTCATCGGCACCGTGCTCACGTCGTCCTCCGAGGCGAACCGCACCGCCGACGCGAAGAAGCTGATGGACTACGGCTTCAAGCGCTAG
- a CDS encoding nitrate/nitrite transporter codes for MSSAAAPTLPLPGDPPGGRRAAWIWGIGVAVYFVAIIFRTSLGVAGLDAADRFDVNASALSTFSILQLLVYAGMQIPVGLMVDRLGAKKVLTLGVVLFTVGQLGFALSPSYGTALAARALLGCGDAMTFISVLRLGSRWFPARRGPLIGQVAALFGMAGNLVSTLFIARALHSYGWTTTFAGSSLAGVVVLVLLLLFLKDHPEGHEPPPAEHAGAAYVRRQIAAAWREPGTRLGMWVHFTTQFPAMVFLLLWGMPFLVEAQGLGRGTAGTLLTLVVLSNMVVGLVYGQIIARHHEARTPIALGTVAATALLWASAIFYPADHTPMWLLVVLCVVLGACGPASMVGFDFARPANPPERQGTASGIVNMGGFIASMTTLFAVGVLLDATGDNYRVAFASVFVLEALGVAQILRLRRRVASREREHHVVSRVEAVHVPV; via the coding sequence GTGAGTTCGGCCGCCGCGCCCACCCTGCCGCTGCCAGGTGACCCGCCCGGCGGGCGGCGTGCCGCCTGGATCTGGGGCATCGGGGTCGCCGTCTACTTCGTCGCGATCATCTTCCGTACGAGCCTGGGCGTCGCCGGGCTCGACGCCGCCGACCGGTTCGACGTCAACGCGTCGGCGCTCTCCACCTTCTCCATCCTCCAACTCCTCGTCTACGCGGGCATGCAGATACCCGTGGGGCTGATGGTGGACCGGCTCGGCGCCAAGAAGGTGCTCACCCTCGGGGTCGTGCTCTTCACCGTCGGGCAGCTCGGCTTCGCGCTCTCCCCCTCGTACGGGACGGCTCTGGCGGCGCGCGCCCTGCTCGGCTGCGGCGACGCGATGACGTTCATCAGCGTGCTGCGGCTCGGCAGCCGCTGGTTCCCGGCCCGGCGCGGTCCGCTGATCGGCCAGGTCGCCGCCCTGTTCGGGATGGCGGGCAACCTCGTCTCGACGCTGTTCATCGCGCGGGCGCTGCACAGCTACGGCTGGACCACGACGTTCGCCGGCAGTTCGCTGGCGGGCGTGGTGGTGCTGGTGCTGCTCCTGCTGTTCCTCAAGGACCACCCCGAGGGCCACGAACCGCCGCCCGCCGAGCACGCCGGGGCCGCCTACGTCCGCCGCCAGATCGCCGCCGCGTGGCGGGAGCCCGGTACGCGCCTGGGGATGTGGGTGCACTTCACCACCCAGTTCCCGGCGATGGTGTTCCTGCTGCTGTGGGGGATGCCGTTCCTGGTCGAGGCGCAGGGGCTGGGCCGGGGCACGGCGGGGACGCTGCTCACCCTGGTGGTGCTCTCGAACATGGTGGTCGGGCTGGTCTACGGGCAGATCATCGCCCGCCACCACGAGGCGCGGACCCCGATCGCGCTGGGCACGGTGGCCGCGACGGCCCTGCTCTGGGCCTCCGCGATCTTCTACCCGGCCGACCACACGCCGATGTGGCTGCTGGTCGTCCTGTGCGTCGTGCTCGGTGCCTGCGGGCCGGCCTCGATGGTCGGCTTCGACTTCGCCCGCCCGGCCAACCCTCCTGAGCGTCAGGGCACCGCGTCGGGGATCGTCAACATGGGCGGGTTCATCGCCTCGATGACCACCCTGTTCGCCGTCGGGGTCCTGCTGGACGCCACGGGGGACAACTACCGGGTCGCGTTCGCCTCGGTCTTCGTCCTGGAGGCGCTCGGCGTCGCCCAGATCCTGCGGCTTCGCCGGCGGGTGGCGTCCAGGGAGCGCGAGCACCACGTGGTCAGCCGCGTCGAGGCCGTGCACGTGCCGGTGTAG
- a CDS encoding LURP-one-related/scramblase family protein: protein MRLLVRERMFAIGDDYWIEDDTGRKVFLVDGKAMRLRDTFELKDADGRILVELRQKLISLRDTMLIERGGEELATVRRKRLSLLRNHYRVTLVDGTELDVSGKILDREFAVEYDGELLARISRRLLTLRDTYGIDIVRDDADSALLIAVAMCVIVLADKENGG, encoded by the coding sequence ATGAGACTTCTCGTGCGGGAGCGGATGTTCGCCATCGGCGACGACTACTGGATCGAGGACGACACGGGCCGCAAGGTCTTCCTGGTCGACGGGAAGGCGATGCGGCTGCGCGACACCTTCGAGCTGAAGGACGCGGACGGCCGGATCCTGGTCGAGCTGCGGCAGAAGCTGATCAGCCTGCGCGACACGATGCTCATCGAGCGGGGCGGCGAGGAGCTTGCCACGGTCAGACGCAAGCGGCTGTCACTGCTCCGCAACCACTACCGGGTGACGCTGGTGGACGGTACGGAGCTGGACGTCAGCGGCAAGATCCTGGACCGCGAGTTCGCCGTCGAGTACGACGGTGAGCTGCTGGCCCGGATCTCGCGCCGCCTGCTGACCCTCCGGGACACGTACGGCATCGACATCGTCCGGGACGACGCGGACAGCGCTCTCCTCATCGCCGTCGCGATGTGCGTGATCGTGCTGGCCGACAAGGAGAACGGGGGCTGA
- a CDS encoding NHL domain-containing thioredoxin family protein → MATRARVRAPELIGKGGWLNTGDQQYTLADLRGRIVILDFWTFCCVNCLHVLDELRELEEKHRDTVVIIGVHSPKFVHEAEHQAVVDAVERYEVHHPVLDDPELATWKQYAVRAWPTLVVIDPEGYVVAQHAGEGHAHAIEKLVEELEAEHGAKGTLRRGDGPYVAPEPVATHLRFPGKVLLLPDGGFLVSDTTRHRLVELDADGETVRRHFGTGDRGLRDGGPDEARFSEPQGLAALPDGRIAVADTVNHAIRALDLTTGVISTLAGTGRQWWQGTPTSGPAREVDLSSPWDVAWFGDRLWIAMAGVHQLWTYDPEAGTAGVAAGTTNEGLVDGPAAEAWFAQPSGLAVSADGERLWVADSENSALRWVDRDGHVHTAVGAGLFDFGHRDGAASQALLQHPLGVTALPDGSVAISDTYNHALRRYDPASGEVTTLATDVREPSDAVLVDGDLVVVESVRHRLTRLRLPEEAVRVADRAHRTRRAATEIAPGALRLDVVFQAPAGQKLDTRYGPSTRLLVSATPPELLAEGSGTGTDLGRDLVLADGVTEGVLHVSAMAASCDDDPANEYPACHVHQQDWGVPVRVTADGESRLALVLAGMDEPA, encoded by the coding sequence ATGGCAACACGTGCACGCGTCCGCGCCCCCGAACTCATCGGCAAGGGCGGCTGGCTCAATACAGGCGACCAGCAGTACACCCTCGCTGACCTGCGAGGACGTATCGTCATCCTCGACTTCTGGACGTTCTGCTGTGTGAACTGTCTGCACGTCCTGGACGAGCTGCGCGAGCTGGAGGAGAAGCACCGCGACACCGTGGTGATCATCGGCGTCCACTCGCCGAAGTTCGTCCACGAGGCCGAGCACCAGGCCGTCGTGGACGCCGTCGAGCGCTACGAGGTCCACCACCCCGTCCTCGACGATCCCGAGCTGGCCACCTGGAAGCAGTACGCGGTACGGGCCTGGCCGACGCTCGTCGTGATCGACCCCGAGGGCTATGTCGTCGCCCAGCACGCGGGCGAGGGCCATGCGCACGCCATCGAGAAGCTCGTCGAGGAGCTGGAGGCGGAACACGGGGCCAAGGGCACGCTGCGCCGGGGCGACGGCCCCTACGTCGCGCCCGAGCCCGTCGCCACACATCTGCGTTTCCCCGGCAAGGTGCTGCTGCTGCCGGACGGCGGCTTCCTGGTCTCCGACACCACCCGGCACCGTCTCGTCGAACTGGACGCGGACGGCGAGACCGTGCGCCGCCACTTCGGCACGGGTGACCGCGGTCTGCGCGACGGCGGCCCGGACGAGGCCCGCTTCAGCGAACCGCAGGGGCTTGCCGCGCTCCCGGACGGCCGGATCGCTGTCGCGGACACCGTCAACCACGCGATCCGTGCCCTGGACCTCACGACCGGGGTGATCAGCACGCTCGCCGGGACCGGCCGCCAGTGGTGGCAGGGGACCCCGACCAGTGGGCCGGCCCGTGAGGTGGACCTCTCCTCGCCGTGGGACGTCGCCTGGTTCGGCGACCGGCTGTGGATCGCCATGGCGGGCGTGCACCAGCTGTGGACGTACGACCCGGAGGCGGGAACCGCGGGCGTCGCCGCCGGGACCACCAACGAGGGCCTGGTCGACGGCCCGGCCGCCGAGGCGTGGTTCGCCCAGCCGTCCGGTCTCGCCGTCTCCGCGGACGGGGAACGGCTCTGGGTGGCCGACTCGGAGAACTCCGCGCTGCGCTGGGTCGATCGGGACGGGCACGTCCACACCGCTGTCGGCGCGGGCCTCTTCGACTTCGGCCACCGCGACGGGGCGGCCTCCCAGGCGCTTCTCCAGCACCCGCTCGGCGTGACCGCGCTGCCCGACGGGTCCGTCGCGATCAGCGACACGTACAACCACGCCCTGCGGCGGTACGACCCGGCGTCCGGCGAGGTCACCACGCTGGCCACCGATGTCCGTGAGCCCAGCGACGCGGTGCTGGTCGACGGCGATCTCGTCGTCGTCGAGTCGGTCCGCCACCGGCTGACCCGGCTCCGGCTGCCCGAGGAGGCGGTACGGGTCGCGGACCGGGCGCACCGCACCCGGCGCGCCGCCACGGAGATCGCTCCGGGCGCCCTCCGTCTCGACGTGGTCTTCCAGGCGCCCGCGGGCCAGAAGCTGGACACCCGTTACGGGCCCTCGACCCGGCTGCTGGTCTCCGCGACCCCGCCGGAGCTGCTGGCGGAGGGCTCCGGCACGGGGACCGACCTCGGGCGCGACCTGGTGCTCGCGGACGGAGTCACCGAGGGCGTGCTGCACGTCTCCGCGATGGCCGCGTCCTGCGACGACGACCCGGCCAACGAGTACCCGGCCTGCCATGTGCACCAGCAGGACTGGGGGGTGCCGGTTCGCGTCACCGCGGACGGCGAATCCCGGCTGGCGCTGGTGCTGGCCGGGATGGACGAGCCCGCCTGA
- a CDS encoding GntR family transcriptional regulator: MSAAPAAPVKPPTAPLRRPPAAERVYTHIKEAVLDRRYEGGTLLTEGDLADAVGVSRTPVREALLRLEVEGLIKLYPKKGALVLAVSAQEIKDVVETRLLVEEFAARKAVPASPRLIARLEQLLEEQRQLAAAGDLAAVAVKDRCFHAEIVKHAGNEILSRLYDQLRDRQLRMGVAVMEAHPGRIEANVTEHGELLDAIRAGDADGAALVVRRHVGRVRELVRGEDR, encoded by the coding sequence ATGTCTGCCGCACCCGCCGCCCCCGTGAAGCCGCCGACCGCTCCCCTCAGGCGACCACCCGCCGCCGAGCGGGTCTACACGCACATCAAGGAAGCCGTGCTGGACCGGCGGTACGAGGGCGGGACGCTGCTCACCGAAGGGGACCTGGCGGACGCGGTCGGGGTCTCCCGGACGCCCGTGCGCGAGGCGCTGCTGAGGCTGGAGGTGGAGGGGCTGATCAAGCTCTACCCGAAGAAGGGCGCACTCGTCCTCGCGGTCTCCGCGCAGGAGATCAAGGACGTGGTCGAGACGCGGCTGCTGGTCGAGGAGTTCGCCGCGCGGAAGGCGGTGCCCGCCTCCCCGCGGTTGATCGCCCGGCTGGAACAGCTCCTGGAGGAGCAGCGGCAGTTGGCGGCGGCCGGTGACCTGGCGGCGGTGGCCGTGAAGGACCGCTGCTTCCACGCCGAGATCGTGAAGCATGCCGGCAACGAGATCCTCTCCCGCCTCTACGACCAGCTGCGCGACCGGCAGCTGCGGATGGGGGTCGCCGTGATGGAGGCCCACCCCGGCAGGATCGAGGCCAACGTCACTGAGCACGGCGAGCTGCTGGACGCGATCCGGGCCGGGGACGCCGACGGCGCGGCCCTGGTCGTGCGCCGCCATGTCGGCCGGGTGCGGGAGCTGGTGCGGGGTGAGGACCGGTGA
- a CDS encoding maleylpyruvate isomerase family mycothiol-dependent enzyme, with protein sequence MTVHPSLQTYTDAATHSIEAIAELVKPLPEGEWNRRTPCPGWSVRDIVSHVIGMECEMLGDPRPIHTLPRDLYHVRSDFARYMEMQVDVRRHHTSPEILAELEYVLIRRARQIRNESRSPETKVRAPLGAEQTLETALNLRAFDVWVHEQDLRTTLGQPGNLDSPGALITRDLLLAGLPKVVAKAAGAPANSAVVLDVHGPVEFLRTVRVDAEGRGSIDGAPSLGPAVTLSLDWETYVRLACGRVRHGAVADRIKAEGDQELATAILDHFAVTP encoded by the coding sequence GTGACCGTCCATCCCAGCCTCCAGACCTACACCGACGCCGCGACCCACTCCATCGAGGCGATAGCCGAGCTGGTGAAGCCCCTTCCCGAAGGCGAGTGGAACCGCCGCACACCCTGCCCGGGATGGTCGGTGCGCGACATCGTGTCGCACGTCATCGGCATGGAGTGCGAGATGCTCGGTGACCCCCGGCCGATCCACACCCTGCCGCGCGACCTCTACCACGTGCGGAGCGACTTCGCCCGCTACATGGAGATGCAGGTCGACGTCCGGCGGCACCACACCTCCCCGGAGATCCTCGCCGAGCTGGAGTACGTCCTCATCCGCCGCGCCCGCCAGATCCGCAACGAGTCGCGCAGCCCCGAGACCAAGGTCCGGGCGCCCCTGGGCGCCGAGCAGACCCTCGAAACGGCGCTGAACCTGCGGGCCTTCGACGTCTGGGTGCACGAGCAGGACCTGCGCACCACGCTGGGGCAGCCGGGCAACCTGGACTCTCCCGGTGCCCTGATCACCCGCGACCTGCTGCTCGCCGGACTGCCGAAGGTGGTCGCCAAGGCGGCGGGCGCGCCCGCCAACTCCGCGGTCGTCCTCGATGTGCACGGCCCGGTGGAGTTCCTGCGGACGGTACGGGTCGACGCGGAGGGCCGCGGCTCGATCGACGGCGCGCCCTCGCTGGGCCCCGCCGTGACGCTCTCGCTGGACTGGGAGACGTACGTCCGCCTCGCCTGCGGCCGGGTCCGGCACGGGGCCGTCGCCGACCGGATCAAGGCCGAGGGCGACCAGGAGCTGGCCACCGCGATCCTGGACCACTTCGCCGTCACGCCGTAA
- a CDS encoding carbon-nitrogen family hydrolase produces the protein MRASLIQIAVDPDESVESRRARAASSVVAQSGSDLVILPELWPVGAFAYTAFEAEAEPLEGPTHQVMAKAAAEAGVWLHAGSFVERADDGTLFNTSLVFSPEGERAACYRKIHRFGFDQGEAVMMGAGEELVTVRLPDTTLGLATCYDLRFPEQFRGLVDAGAETLIVAAGWPERRRSHWTLLAQARAVENQAYVLAVGTAGTHADVQQAGHSIVVDPWGEVLAEAGADEEILTVELDPEKVRTTREQFPVLKGRRLGLASPLPAPSADRS, from the coding sequence GTGCGCGCCTCCCTCATCCAGATCGCGGTGGACCCGGACGAATCCGTCGAGTCCCGCAGAGCGCGAGCGGCCTCATCGGTGGTCGCCCAGAGCGGCTCTGACCTGGTAATTCTCCCTGAACTCTGGCCGGTCGGGGCATTCGCCTACACCGCCTTCGAGGCGGAGGCCGAGCCGCTGGAGGGCCCCACGCACCAGGTGATGGCGAAGGCGGCGGCCGAGGCCGGGGTCTGGCTGCACGCCGGCTCCTTCGTCGAACGGGCGGACGACGGCACCCTGTTCAACACCAGTCTGGTCTTCTCACCCGAAGGTGAGCGCGCCGCCTGCTACCGCAAGATCCACCGCTTCGGCTTCGACCAGGGTGAGGCGGTGATGATGGGCGCGGGCGAGGAATTGGTGACCGTCCGGCTGCCGGACACCACCCTGGGCCTCGCCACCTGTTACGACCTCCGCTTCCCCGAGCAGTTCCGTGGACTCGTGGACGCGGGGGCCGAGACGCTGATCGTCGCGGCGGGGTGGCCCGAGCGCCGCCGCTCCCACTGGACGCTCCTGGCGCAGGCGCGCGCCGTGGAGAACCAGGCGTACGTCCTCGCGGTGGGGACGGCGGGCACCCACGCCGACGTCCAGCAGGCCGGGCACAGCATCGTCGTCGATCCGTGGGGCGAGGTGCTGGCCGAGGCGGGCGCGGACGAGGAGATCCTGACGGTCGAGCTGGACCCGGAGAAGGTGCGGACGACCCGCGAGCAGTTCCCGGTGCTCAAGGGCCGCCGGCTGGGGCTCGCCTCGCCGCTCCCGGCCCCGTCCGCTGATCGGTCCTGA
- a CDS encoding D-alanyl-D-alanine carboxypeptidase family protein — protein sequence MSPAQAAVPLPTLSAKGAFLQDKATGAKKYGKAADTKRQMASTTKVMTAAVVLNTPGVDLSRKVTISQTYRDYVTAKGASTADLRTGDKATVRQLLHALMLPSGCDAAYALADAYGVGTTRAARTKQFIGQMNKKAASLGMTNTMFDSFDGISSTGNNYSTPRDLAQLASYAMRGSTLRGIMSTTKYVTPVTTSTGALRTYTWYNTNKLLGSYSGAVGIKTGTGTAAGPCLIFAATRGDKTYVGVILNGTDRYNDAAKLLDYGFGSTTASTMQLRTLPQGAQRD from the coding sequence ATGTCACCTGCCCAGGCCGCCGTCCCGCTGCCGACGCTCAGCGCCAAGGGCGCGTTCCTGCAGGACAAGGCGACCGGCGCCAAGAAGTACGGCAAGGCCGCCGACACCAAGCGGCAGATGGCCAGCACCACCAAGGTCATGACCGCCGCCGTGGTCCTCAACACCCCCGGCGTCGATCTGTCCCGCAAGGTGACCATCTCGCAGACCTACCGCGACTACGTCACGGCCAAGGGCGCCAGCACGGCGGACCTGAGGACCGGCGACAAGGCCACGGTCCGTCAGCTGCTCCACGCGCTGATGCTTCCGTCCGGCTGTGACGCGGCGTACGCACTCGCCGACGCCTACGGCGTGGGCACCACCCGGGCCGCCCGGACCAAGCAGTTCATCGGCCAGATGAACAAGAAGGCCGCGTCGCTCGGGATGACCAACACCATGTTCGACTCGTTCGACGGCATTTCGTCGACCGGGAACAACTACTCGACCCCGCGCGATCTCGCGCAGCTCGCCAGCTATGCGATGCGGGGCTCGACACTGCGCGGCATCATGAGCACCACCAAGTACGTGACGCCCGTGACGACCAGCACCGGCGCGCTGCGCACGTACACCTGGTACAACACCAACAAGCTGCTCGGCTCCTACAGCGGCGCCGTCGGTATCAAGACCGGCACCGGCACCGCGGCAGGCCCCTGCCTCATCTTCGCCGCCACCCGCGGTGACAAGACGTACGTCGGCGTCATCCTGAACGGCACCGACCGCTACAACGACGCGGCCAAGCTGCTGGACTACGGCTTCGGCTCCACCACCGCGTCGACCATGCAGCTGCGCACGCTCCCCCAGGGCGCCCAGCGCGACTGA
- a CDS encoding DUF4232 domain-containing protein, with product MRTYRNRTAVLVSAATAALALSLTACNGDDGGAKSAGTTDSSAASASTAPVAKSTDTQQDGAEQSGDQDAAEQGGEGQGTVKQSGGTGQAKQRGSGTTGNTPLCTAKGLTITAERQDGPPYTHLTLSAKNTSGASCEMKEYPHIHFLDNARGIVPPVAKSKPAAPVILEPGQSAYAAVRMSEGGRKENTETVKEFTVTLKANGGGMAVVKSPAAEGLSVNPQKWATGYWTPQLRNGADEF from the coding sequence ATGCGCACCTACCGCAACCGCACCGCCGTACTCGTCTCCGCGGCCACCGCCGCCCTCGCCCTCTCGCTCACCGCGTGCAACGGCGACGACGGTGGCGCCAAGTCCGCCGGTACGACGGACAGCTCCGCCGCCTCGGCCTCCACGGCCCCCGTCGCGAAGAGCACCGACACCCAGCAGGACGGCGCGGAGCAGAGCGGTGACCAGGACGCTGCGGAGCAGGGCGGCGAGGGCCAGGGCACCGTCAAGCAGAGCGGCGGCACGGGCCAGGCCAAGCAGCGCGGGAGCGGCACCACGGGCAACACCCCCCTCTGCACCGCCAAGGGTCTGACGATCACCGCCGAGCGCCAGGACGGCCCGCCCTACACCCACCTCACGCTGTCCGCGAAGAACACCTCCGGCGCGAGCTGCGAGATGAAGGAGTACCCGCACATCCACTTCCTGGACAACGCGCGGGGCATCGTCCCGCCCGTCGCCAAGAGCAAGCCGGCGGCCCCGGTGATCCTGGAGCCCGGCCAGTCCGCCTACGCCGCGGTGCGGATGTCCGAGGGCGGCCGCAAGGAGAACACCGAGACGGTGAAGGAGTTCACCGTCACGCTGAAGGCCAACGGCGGCGGCATGGCGGTCGTGAAGTCCCCGGCCGCCGAGGGCCTGTCCGTCAACCCGCAGAAGTGGGCCACCGGCTACTGGACCCCCCAGCTGCGCAACGGTGCCGACGAGTTCTGA